A region of Plasmodium falciparum 3D7 genome assembly, chromosome: 12 DNA encodes the following proteins:
- a CDS encoding erythrocyte membrane protein 1, PfEMP1 — MGGSNGGGGSSQEQDESVKHMFDRIGQQVHDEVKNGGADAKKYVGELEGSLSQVSINLESAGTTDTCNLVKEYYKHPNGGGDVSDKRYPCKGLSEKYVERFSDKIGGQCTKEKISGSTNTCGACAPYRRLHLCHHNLESIQTKNYNSSNAKHDLLAEVCMAAKYEGETLTTEHGKHQQTNNDSQICTVLARSFADIGDIVRGRDLFHGNPQESAQRKVLDEKLKEIFKEIHSGLTKKDAQTYYDENGGNFFKLREDWWTANRHTVWEAMTCHAGDSDEYFRKTCGSGNNATQAKDKCRCSDNQVPTYFDYVPQYLRWFEEWAEDFCRLRKHKLKDAIDKCRGGSSNDKYCSGNGFDCVETVRGDEHFVEKDCHDCSYSCSPFVKWIDNQKLELDKQKKKYKSEITRGASGKSPKRTKRGARASDDNGYESKFYKILKEKNNYGTVGEFLRLLNNEKTCKDQPQVGNEKASPVDFTKGKTKETFSRTEICEPCPWCGAEKDNTGNGKWKDKELNCGNKKHYHPEKTTTIEILTADKKQSGIVKKYSKFCTSANGGESDENVQKVARSEKSKNGDQIVTWECYYDKEKGSSKNNNNCVEGTWKDFEKGKNVMPYHPFFWKWVHDMLHDSVEWKTELSKCINNKKGSNCIGGCKKTCECFQKWVVQKGKEWDEIKVHFNKQEDIVQPGSFIEFSPYGVLDLVLKGGNLLQNIKDVHGDTEDIKYIKDLLNDEEAAGVLVVGSGGENKTTIDKLIEHEKEQAEQCKKCEEAQKPQQEREDLARSLPTPEDSSSRPTQDADTGTDDIDDDDEEDEEDDVDPEEEADLGEENHQEESEDKDDANEAAVVPQPEEPQEPVPTDDVNVCETVATALTGDDLKQACSTKYGPKAPTSWKCVPSGVSTATSGEGGDAKSRERREAGVPTATSSGNTTGGGKDGATGGSICVPPRRRRLYVGGLTKWAKKYTGNTGESKSQEGVLQTKAVVDGKANAEGGGQKGARGPNGGTEGANSGKGAQQQQEQQQEQQQEQQQQQQQQQQQQPHSTDSSSSPPSSNPRDVDLRNAFVESAAIETFFLWDRYKKEKEKEKEDIEKNGQDTVAYTSSVEKDPQEELQRGDIPDGFLRQMFYTLGDYRDILYSGDKENGNKYMLVDDIKDISDKIKSILNSDVGQKTTAKQWWDDNGQHIWNGMIYALTYNTDTPSGDKPTQIDEVRAQLWDEKEKKPKKTDNDHDYTYENVELKEDDDQSGAKTPSASSGSNDPINNPQLSDFVEIPTYFRWLHEWGSDFCGTRKRMLGKIKHECRGDKVCSGYGENCDDQLKDNPSIFPSLNCPSCGTPCRYYKKWINTKKTEYDKQKSAYEQQQGKCEKENNGAEGNDHDKKFCTRIQNCNEAKDFLKTLGPCRTNDESGKGTLYFDDDTFKHADNCKPCSSFKIYCKNCKSSGGTENKCPKGKISADDIPSLGNSTHKLDMRVSDKNAKDFAGDLSVCADADIFTGIKEHKWKCRNVCGYVVCKPENGNTETTSGENNDQIITIRALVTHWVHNFLEDYNRIKQKISHCKENSEQTICKKDCKDKCKCVDEWINKKRTEWDNIKKLFIEQYKMDSDEYYYVRSCLEDFESRPELNKAIKPCPNLNNFKTSCGLNDTESSKKKDGDKRDLVVCLLNKLEKKAEKYKDNHETSGEEKECDSLPHVEDDDDPLEEVDQNPEEAKKNMMPTFCEIQEKKEKEEGTCEKAVDPGGDGKPKGDQDGGTAAGPEADPEADPETEPAPAGDQKEASTSKVAPKPKPPRPQPQPPTQLLDNPHVQTALMSSTIMWSIGIGFAAFTYFYLKKKTKHPVDLFSVINIPKSDYDIPTKLSPNRYIPYTSGKYRGKRYIYLEGDSGTDSGYTDHYSDITSSSESEYEELDINDIYVPGSPKYKTLIEVVLEPSGNNTTASGNNTTASGNNTTASDIPSDNTPTPQPITDDEWNTLKDEFISQYLQSEQPNDVPNDYTSGNSSTNTNITTMSRDNVDEKPFITSIHDRDLYTGEEYNYNINMSTNSMDDPKYVSNNVYSGIDLINDSLNSGNEHIDIYDELLKRKENELFGTENTKRTSTYSVAKNTNSDPILNQINLFHKWLDRHRDMCETLKNDNERLAKLKEEWENDTSTSGNTHPSDSNKTLNTDVSIQIDMDNPKPTNEFTYVDSNPNQVDDTYVDSNPDNSSMDTILDDLEKYNEPYYDMYDDDIYYDVNDDNDISTVDTNAMDVPSKVQIEMDVNTKLVKEKYPISDVWDI; from the exons ATGGGGGGAAGTAATGGCGGTGGCGGTAGTTCACAGGAGCAGGATGAAAGTGTCAAACATATGTTTGATAGGATAGGGCAACAAGTGCACGACGAAGTGAAGAATGGTGGTGCTGATGCTAAAAAATATGTAGGTGAATTGGAAGGAAGTTTATCACAAGTAAGTATTAATTTGGAATCAGCTGGCACCACAGATACATGCAACCTtgtaaaagaatattataagcATCCTAATGGTGGTGGTGATGTTAGCGATAAAAGGTATCCGTGCAAAGGGTTAAGTGAAAAATATGTAGAACGTTTTTCTGATAAAATTGGTGGCCAGTGTActaaggaaaaaataagtGGCAGTACAAATACATGTGGTGCTTGTGCACCATACCGACGTCTACATTTATGTCATCATAATTTGGAAAGTATACAAACAAAGAAttataatagtagtaatgcTAAACATGATTTGTTGGCAGAAGTGTGTATGGCAGCAAAATACGAAGGCGAAACGTTAACAACAGAACATGGAAAACATCAACAAACTAATAATGATTCTCAAATATGTACTGTATTGGCACGAAGTTTTGCAGATATAGGTGATATTGTCAGAGGAAGAGATCTATTTCATGGTAATCCACAAGAAAGTGCACAAAGAAAAGTATTAGACGAGAAGTTGAAAGAAATTTTCAAGGAAATACATAGTGGATTGACGAAGAAAGACGCACAAACTTACTACGATGAAAATGGTGGAaacttttttaaattacGAGAAGATTGGTGGACTGCAAATCGTCACACCGTGTGGGAAGCCATGACCTGTCATGCTGGAGATAGTGATGAATATTTCAGAAAAACATGTGGTAGTGGAAATAATGCAACTCAGGCTAAAGACAAATGCCGATGTAGCGACAACCAGGTCCCCACATATTTCGACTACGTTCCGCAGTATCTTCGCTGGTTCGAGGAATGGGCAGAAGATTTTTGCAGATTAAGGAaacataaattaaaagatgcTATAGACAAATGTCGGGGAGGAAGTAGTAACGATAAATATTGTAGTGGTAATGGATTTGATTGCGTAGAAACCGTTAGAGGAGATGAACACTTTGTTGAAAAAGATTGTCATGACTGTTCGTATTCATGTAGTCCTTTTGTAAAATGGATAGATAACCAAAAACTGGAATTagacaaacaaaaaaaaaaatacaaaagcGAAATAACACGTGGTGCTAGTGGTAAGAGTCCTAAAAGGACAAAACGGGGTGCACGTGCTAGTGATGATAATGGGTATGAaagtaaattttataaaatactgaaagaaaaaaataactaTGGAACCGTTGGTGAATTTTTGAGactattaaataatgaaaaaacatGCAAAGATCAACCTCAAGTAGGAAATGAAAAAGCAAGTCCTGTTGATTTCACTAAAGGTAAAACTAAAGAAACATTTTCTCGTACAGAAATTTGTGAACCGTGCCCATGGTGCGGGGCGGAAAAGGATAATACTGGAAATGGAAAATGGAAAGATAAGGAGTTAAATTGTGGAAATAAAAAGCATTACCATCCTGAAAAAACTACCACTATAGAAATACTTACCGCTGATAAGAAACAGTCAGGtatagtaaaaaaatatagtaagTTTTGTACTAGTGCAAATGGTGGGGAAAGTGATGAAAACGTTCAAAAAGTTGCACGTAgtgaaaaaagtaaaaacgGTGATCAAATAGTAACATGGGAATGTTATTATGATAAAGAAAAGGGTAgtagtaaaaataataataattgtgtaGAAGGAACATGGAAAGATTTTGAAAAGGGTAAAAACGTTATGCCCTATCATCCATTTTTTTGGAAGTGGGTACATGATATGTTACACGATTCTGTAGAGTGGAAGACAGAACTTAGTAagtgtataaataataaaaaaggaagcAATTGTATAGGGGGTTGTAAAAAGACTTGTGAATGTTTTCAAAAATGGGTTGTACAAAAAGGAAAGGAATGGGATGAAATCAAAGTACATTTTAACAAGCAAGAAGATATTGTCCAACCAGGAAGTTTTATCGAATTTAGTCCCTATGGAGTTCTTGACCTTGTTTTGAAGGGCGGTAATCTGTTGCAAAATATTAAAGATGTTCATGGAGATACAGAGGACATAAAATACATTAAGGATCTGTTGAATGACGAAGAAGCAGCAGGTGTTCTTGTTGTTGGTAGTGGTGGCGAAAATAAGACCACAATTGATAAATTGATCGAACACGAAAAAGAACAAGCAGAACAATGCAAAAAATGCGAAGAAGCACAAAAACCACAACAAGAACGAGAAGACCTCGCTCGCTCTTTACCAACACCTGAAGACAGCTCATCACGACCTACACAGGATGCCGACACCGGCACGGACGACATCGACGATGACGACGAAGAAGACGAAGAAGACGATGTCGACCCGGAAGAAGAGGCGGACCTCGGCGAGGAGAACCACCAGGAGGAGTCGGAGGACAAGGACGACGCCAACGAGGCGGCGGTGGTACCACAACCGGAAGAACCACAAGAACCGGTACCAACAGACGATGTAAATGTGTGCGAAACAGTGGCCACAGCACTCACTGGTGACGATCTCAAACAAGCCTGTTCAACCAAATACGGCCCAAAGGCACCCACAAGTTGGAAATGTGTACCAAGTGGTGTCAGTACTGCCACAAGTGGTGAGGGTGGTGACGCCAAAAGTCGTGAACGACGTGAAGCTGGTGTTCCTACCGCCACATCTAGTGGTAACACCACTGGTGGTGGTAAAGACGGAGCCACTGGTGGTAGTATTTGTGTGCCACCACGAAGACGACGATTATATGTGGGGGGATTAACGAAGTGGGCGAAAAAATACACGGGCAACACAGGCGAGTCGAAGTCACAAGAGGGAGTGTTACAGACAAAGGCAGTTGTTGATGGTAAAGCCAATGCGGAAGGTGGTGGCCAAAAGGGTGCCAGAGGTCCTAATGGTGGTACCGAAGGTGCTAATAGTGGGAAAGGCGCACAACAACAACAAGAACAACAACAAGAACAACAACAagaacaacaacaacaacaacaacaacaacaacaacaacaaccaCATAGTACTGATAGTAGTAGCTCGCCGCCGTCGTCCAACCCACGCGACGTCGACTTGCGCAACGCCTTCGTGGAGTCCGCTGCAATagaaactttttttttgtgggATAGATACAAAAAggagaaagaaaaagaaaaagaggaTATAGAAAAGAACGGACAGGATACAGTAGCATATACATCATCCGTCGAAAAAGACCCCCAAGAGGAATTACAACGTGGAGATATACCTGATGGTTTCTTGCGGCAAATGTTTTATACATTAGGGGATTATAGAGATATACTATACAGTGGTGACAAGGAAAATGGTAATAAGTACATGTTGGTTGACGACATAAAAGATATATCGGACAAAATTAAGAGTATTTTAAATAGTGATGTTGGCCAAAAAACCACAGCAAAACAGTGGTGGGATGATAATGGCCAACATATTTGGAATGGAATGATATATGCTCTAACATATAACACAGACACACCGAGTGGCGATAAACCAACACAGATTGATGAAGTGCGCGCACAACTTTGGgacgaaaaagaaaaaaaacccAAAAAAACTGACAACGACCACGACTACACGTATGAAAATGTGGAACTtaaagaagatgatgatcAAAGTGGTGCCAAAACCCCCTCAGCCTCTAGTGGTAGTAACGACCCCATCAACAACCCCCAATTGAGTGATTTCGTGGAAATACCTACATATTTTCGTTGGTTACATGAGTGGGGAAGCGACTTTTGTGGTACACGGAAACGGATGTTGGGGAAAATAAAACATGAGTGTCGTGGTGACAAGGTTTGTAGTGGTTATGGGGAAAATTGTGACGATCAGCTTAAAGACAATCCTAGTATTTTTCCTTCTTTAAATTGTCCCAGTTGTGGCACACCTTgtagatattataaaaaatggataAATACCAAAAAAACGGAATATGATAAACAAAAAAGTGCGTATGAACAACAACAAGGAAAATgcgaaaaggaaaataatggAGCTGAAGGTAATGATcatgataaaaaattttgtacAAGAATACAAAACTGCAATGAAGCTAAAGACTTTTTAAAAACGTTAGGACCATGTAGAACTAATGATGAGAGTGGAAAAGGtacattatattttgatgATGATACATTTAAACATGCAGATAATTGTAAACCATGTTcttcatttaaaatatattgtaaaaattGTAAGAGTAGTGGTGGTACGGAAAACAAGTGCCCTAAAGGAAAGATTAGTGCAGATGATATTCCAAGTTTGGGAAATTCTACTCACAAACTTGATATGCGTGTCAGTGATAAAAATGCAAAAGATTTTGCAGGTGATTTAAGCGTTTGTGCAGATGCTGATATATTTACAGGTATTAAAGAACATAAATGGAAATGTCGTAATGTATGTGGTTATGTTGTATGTAAACCGGAAAATGGCAATACCGAAACAACCAGTGGGGAAAACAATGATCAAATTATAACAATTAGAGCTTTGGTTACACATTGggtacataattttttagaAGATTATAATAgaattaaacaaaaaatttcACATTGTAAGGAAAATAGTGAACAAACCATATGTAAAAAAGATTGTAAAGATAAATGTAAATGTGTAGATGAATGGATAAATAAGAAAAGGACAGAATGggataacataaaaaaactTTTCATTGAACAATATAAAATGGATTCcgatgaatattattatgttagAAGTTGTTTGGAGGACTTTGAATCTCGACCTGAACTTAACAAAGCTATAAAACCTTGTCCAAATTTAAATAACTTCAAGACTTCGTGTGGTCTTAATGACACTGAgagttcaaaaaaaaaagatggtGACAAAAGAGATCTTGTTGTATGTTTGCTTAATAAACTTGAAAAAAAAGCAGAAAAGTATAAAGACAACCATGAAACTAGTGGCGAAGAAAAAGAGTGTGATTCCCTCCCCCATGTTGAAGACGATGACGATCCCCTTGAAGAGGTAGACCAAAACCCAGAGGAGGCAAAAAAGAACATGATGCCAACATTTTGTGAAATAcaggaaaaaaaagagaaagaaGAAGGCACTTGTGAAAAAGCAGTTGATCCTGGTGGAGACGGAAAACCTAAAGGAGACCAAGATGGTGGCACAGCAGCAGGACCTGAAGCCGATCCTGAAGCCGATCCTGAAACCGAACCTGCTCCAGCTGGTGACCAAAAAGAAGCCTCAACTTCAAAAGTGGCACCAAAACCAAAACCCCCACGACCACAACCACAACCCCCCACACAACTCTTGGATAATCCCCACGTTCAAACCGCCCTCATGTCTTCTACCATCATGTGGAGTATTGGAATTGGTTTTGCTGCTTTcacttatttttatctaaaG aaaaaaactAAACACCCTGTCGACCTTTTCAGTGTTATTAATATCCCCAAAAGTGATTATGATATACCGACAAAACTTTCACCCAATAGATATATACCTTATACTAGTGGTAAATACAGAGGCAAACGGTACATTTACCTTGAAGGAGATAGTGGAACAGATAGTGGTTACACTGATCATTATAGTGATATTACTTCATCTTCCGAAAGTGAATATGAAGAATtggatattaatgatatatatgtaccaGGTAGtcctaaatataaaacattgatTGAAGTGGTACTAGAACCTAGTGGTAACAACACAACAGCTAGTGGTAACAACACAACAGCTAGTGGTAACAACACAACAGCTAGTGACATACCTAGTGATAATACACCCACACCACAACCCATTACTGATGATGAGTGGAATACATTGAAAGATGAATTTATATCACAATATCTACAAAGTGAACAACCAAATGATGTACCAAATGATTATACAAGTGGAAATAGTTCAACAAATACCAATATTACTACCATGTCACGTGATAATGTGGATGAAAAACCTTTTATTACTTCTATTCATGATAGAGATTTATATACTGGGgaagaatataattataatattaatatgagtACTAATAGTATGGATGATCCAAAATATGTAtcaaataatgtatattctGGTATTGACCTAATTAATGATTCATTAAATAGTGGTAATGaacatattgatatatatgatgaattattaaaacgaaaagaaaatgaattatttggAACAGAAAATACAAAACGTACAAGTACATATAGTGTTGCAAAAAATACAAACAGTGATCCTATACTCAATCAAATAAATTTGTTCCATAAATGGCTAGATAGACATAGAGATATGTGCGAAACGTtgaaaaatgataatgagCGGTTAGCCAAATTGAAAGAAGAGTGGGAAAATGATACATCAACTAGTGGTAACACTCACCCTAGTGATAGTAACAAAACGTTGAACACTGACGTTTCTATACAAATAGATATGGATAATCCTAAACCTACAAATGAGTTTACATATGTGGATAGTAACCCCAACCAAGTGGATGACACCTACGTGGATAGTAACCCTGACAATTCTTCCATGGATACTATCTTGGACGATctggaaaaatataatgaacctTATTATGATATGTATGACgatgatatttattatgatgtaaatgatgataatgatatatcAACTGTGGATACTAATGCTATGGATGTACCTAGTAAAGTACAAATTGAAATGGATGTAAATACTAAATTGGTGAAAGAGAAATATCCTATATCGGATGTAtgggatatataa